Within Anopheles nili chromosome 3, idAnoNiliSN_F5_01, whole genome shotgun sequence, the genomic segment tatgtggggttttattttctgtgaTTATCGTTTAGAATCCTGTCAGTGATAAACATATTGAATTCGCTGCCTAATTTGTGCCTTATAGGTTTTAtatggaaataaaatgtttatgcATGTTTATGTGAGAGTTTTTTGTATCTTGTTTTCGACTTATCTTCACcgaacagaaaaataaaatgcttaCTCACGCATGGTACGGGGTTCCTATAGTTTGTTTACCTCCTCAACTGCGAATTCAATACGATCCTGTTCTAGATACTCTCGCAGTAACCCCGAGATCTGAGCTATGTTTCGCAAAGCTTCGGTACAGCGCAAACTACACGTCATACGCGGAAACATCGACCAATCCTCGAGACAACTTCTGGCAGAGCACGTCAagttttaaaaatagaaaaaaaaggtaacggctaaaataaaatcaactgCGACGCATGCTAATCCGATCGAAAATCCTGACTCTCTACAACTAACTgcaatggtgatgatgatcgaTTGACAACGACAACCGAGTGGTAGTCAAGTGGACAGAGATCAGACATGTAATAGACAATTGCCGTTTTCAGTCCAGATGCTACCACATCGCAAGCCTAGCTCTGTTAAGATTCTTCGACTTCTCACGACCGTTCCTTTAAAATTGAGTCGCGGCTTTGCAATCGGAGGCGTTCCTACTGCTGAAGGGTATACCGTTTCATCATTTTTGCCGTCGTGAAAGGAATGAAgataaaaagtttaaaattatagtAATCAAATGTGCTCAACCGTGACCCAGCAGCACAATGTACCGGGGATGCATGGTTGGTTTCGAACGTTCGTCTAGAGAACAACGACAATCGCTACATGTCGTCTACAAGGTAAAAGGTACGCAAAGTAAACGTTTCAGTGATCTCTCTCGAGCTTCACCTGCTGGGAATATTCTCGCTCACCACAATATCCTGATTatgtattaatttattgcttttagCAAGACAAACCGTAAGGGGGCGTAAAATATGTAAAGACGATTAGTGTCGGTATACTATAATGTCGTTCGAATGGGTAAACGTCTTAGATCAAACCCTTGCTCTGGTACAGCTCCCGCATCAGGTTCTTCATGCAGCGGATTTCGCGACCCAAGTCAAGCGATTTGAACTTTAACTCTTCATTCCTTTCGCGCAGCTTGCTCTCTACAATAAGAATCTCTTCGATTTCGGCCTTCTTCTTCTGGCGGTACCGCGTGGCCgcatttttgttctgttccttTTTCCGGGACTTCTTCTCCTCAACGCCACGACCTCGGGTGGAAACTGCAACGCGCTTCTTCGTGACCGCACCTCCGTTACGTTGACCGAGGTTGAGCTTCTTGGTTTTCGACGGGCTCCAATCCTCGTCATCGCCATCGTTGCGACCACTGTAATATGCGGACGATTCCGCCGAATCGCTGTAGGTCGGTGAATGCGCCACCACGGACGAGGAAGACGACGACAGCAGCGTATCACCGTTCTCGATGGAACCGGTTTCAGAAAATCCGCACGATTCGTCATCCTCCTCGTTAAATCCACCAAACAGCGGCTGCATGGGCTCGCAATCCTTGGCCGACGAACGGGCGCGTAGCGACTCCTCCACCATCTGCAGACTGCGCACGATGCTCTCCATTTCGTTCATCTGCTGAACGGTGTATCCTTCGGTGCTGAGACTGAAGGGATTGGTACCGATGTCACCGGGCACCTGCTGCAATGGTTCGGAAGAACCTGACTTCAagggaagctgctgctgcagctgcacacCGCCGTTCGTTCCGATATGCGTCATGGCGGCATATTCATCCACTATGTAGTAATCGGATCCAGAGGTGTTATCTTGGAAAGacagttgctgctgttgctccgcGATGGTCATCGGAATGTACATCGtttggagctgctgctggtgctccATCGACATCGGGATCGGTTGCAAGGGTGCTTGTTGCATTGGCAGAACGCAACCAATGATGCCTCCAAACGCCGTCGATTGGGGTGGCGTTTGTGGAGGCGTCAAGTGGTTCATCAGCTCCATATTTCCGGGCGCACAGTCGAACTCCATCAACGGCACCGTGTTGCCGGCGATGCTGGCCTTTGCCTCCGGCTGCAGGTTGAACTCGTAGAATCCATCCTCCACAACCGTCGGCAGCGGATCGTAGTCACCGAGTATTACGGGTTCGCTGTTGGGCGACAGTTTTAGTTTGTCGTCGTAACATAGATCTAAAAGTAAAAAGGGAGAGCGTAATGAAAccaattaaaaataatgcaaaagatGCAGCACAAGACATCCCAGTGTTGAACCTAATGTTAATAAATCGCCACCATTATCATCCTAATACATTGCCCAACAGAACACGTAGCTATTGAGTGATATTGCCCTATTCTTCATTCTCCGCACTCAACAGTCAATCCGTTCGTTGGTAAAAAAACGACATAACTTTTTGCTAAGATATGACAAacaaaagagagcgagagtgtcAAACAGGTGATAAGAGGCATACTGGTTGGAACTAGCTTTTCGAAAGCTGCTTGTTAACAAAACCGGCTGTCGTTTCCTCAAGCATTATCACCTTTGACCGTCTTCGCGTTCGCCACCACATtatcgcagcagcagcagctgtatCACAAGCGCAGCAAGCGATGGTCAATCAATGACTCAATGAGATTCCAAAGGGCGCATGCAAGAGTGAAAA encodes:
- the LOC128727120 gene encoding uncharacterized protein LOC128727120; this encodes MQSKIMDLLSTPTTFPLQIDWEGKMEPSSPSNFSQHSHAEEECIFDCDIYDYCNEGLYNNTLIDLEEDLKPNPSELLNGDVSTVSIAKLPQDLCYDDKLKLSPNSEPVILGDYDPLPTVVEDGFYEFNLQPEAKASIAGNTVPLMEFDCAPGNMELMNHLTPPQTPPQSTAFGGIIGCVLPMQQAPLQPIPMSMEHQQQLQTMYIPMTIAEQQQQLSFQDNTSGSDYYIVDEYAAMTHIGTNGGVQLQQQLPLKSGSSEPLQQVPGDIGTNPFSLSTEGYTVQQMNEMESIVRSLQMVEESLRARSSAKDCEPMQPLFGGFNEEDDESCGFSETGSIENGDTLLSSSSSSVVAHSPTYSDSAESSAYYSGRNDGDDEDWSPSKTKKLNLGQRNGGAVTKKRVAVSTRGRGVEEKKSRKKEQNKNAATRYRQKKKAEIEEILIVESKLRERNEELKFKSLDLGREIRCMKNLMRELYQSKGLI